The region ATCATTCGGATTGGCCTGTAACAGCGCCACCTTACATATTCAAGACAACGTTGCGTACACACATACAGGCTTCGTCAAAAGAGGCGAAACCGCTGCGACTACAAGTTTCGCTGAGTCGTGGCTGCATTGCCTTGAGGCCTTCTACTGGTGGTGCTTGAGATATGTGGAGCGTGGGGACGAGCGTTCACTTTTCAACCTGCAACTCTGCTGCAGTGCCCGTGCAAGATAACGCCGTCTGTACGCCCGTAAGTCAGCAGTCAACGTTGGGTGCAGTTTCATCACCTCTTTTAACAAACATTACACACATACATTCACTAAGGAATTGGCGGGGAAACAGAGGACGGCTTGGTGGGCAAGTTCACTCCGTCCCcgtctgtgtgcgctgttacTCCCTTAAGAGTTATACGGGCTAATTCTTGCTTTTCTTCCGGTTATTTGTAGGGATAATACAAAGAAAAGCAGATAATAAATGGCCCGATGGAAAACATAATTTCCTTGAGCTTTTCTTCGACGCATTTCAGGTGGTCTCTTCTGTAATGCAATATAACCGAAAGAGCTATTTAAAAGGAACGTAAGCCCGCCATCACTGAAAATTGCAGCACTGTTCCGGAATGACAATATAGCATCACACTTATACTGTTGTAATTTTGATTTCATGCGCCAAACGTTCAAACCCATTTTGTTTCTGGAATGTCATGACGCCCAGAAACGCATATTTTACGCGCAGAAAATGCATCGCAAATACTACAAAAACATAATAGAGACGAAGAGACACTTCTTCGGTACTTACCCTTTCTACTAGTTTGGCCTTCAAAAAGCGCCTGGAAATGGCGTACAAGAGATCAAAGATTGCTGGATGGTTGATAATGTATATTGCCTTGATCCGCAGAGGGAAACAGTCCTGCAAGAATTGAACACACTTTAACGGTCATTTACGCAATAAACGTTCTAGGAAATCTACGACGAAAACATGAATTGCTAGCTCTCGAGAACACCTTCTTCTCTAATATTGAAACAAGGCCATCAACTAGTTAGAAATATTATCCACTAAATAAAAGACCACtatcaaggattataatttttttttacataaaccAACACATTTACGTAACTCATCGACGCTTCCCCCTGCCATTCTTCCATGGATTAATTTCCCCAAACGCGTAGTTGCAAGGACTAACCCTAAAAAAGTTTCGGCAGTCACTCCTTACGCGTACAATAAGTTACGAACAACTAGTTCTAGAAATCCCAGAGCTCCGTCATCGCCTCGTCGaacaaggacacgacgtcacattTCCGTAGCTTCCAAGCCACTgcggcgtaatgggcaacgaacatACCGATGAAGTTGCTCGATTTACTCATGAAGACTGCGTGCAGGAACCAATCCcactgtcaagaacagatgcagcagcgaaacttcgagtgcttgcaaatgGTGCCGCGCAATTGTTGTGGAACTCGCCTAGTTTCCAGCAagcacgtctgcatcgactggaccccctgtcttcgacttcgacctccgcCTGGACTTACCCCGACCTGAGACAACGGTACTTTACCGACAGTGGCTTGACGTCACTTTTATAAAATCCATTGCTCTCCGCATCAAAAGGGAAAATATCGTTGTGTTTGACCACTGCAGCAGCGAGAAAACTAGTCGAACACGTTCTTTGCTGTTGTCCCAGAGACAGCGCATACAGGCAGTTACTCTCTACAGACAGTTACTCACtaccgcgctggcgcgtcttgacgaccggccgcttttgGAGCAGACTGTCCTgtaacgccggcctatacagtcgttaCGCCACAAGTCAGCCAAGGCACTCTTGAAATTTTAGCGTTCCATTGGCCTATTGgagagactatagttctcacagacgttccCAACCTCCTGTATTTTTTATGGTGACTTTGCTTTTTCTCTCCGCTATTCTTGCATTTGCCTTTACCCTTCccccagagcagggtagcaaaccagaatcttttcgagTTGAGCTCCCTGCTTTTCCCACCCCgtttatctctatctctctctctctaagtccacgttatcattttcagcgtttcttttttttttttgtgcattacGGTACTATTTTCCCACCATCTGGTATGATTCGTGATTGTGTTTTCTACGTTCTTTTTGCTTTTGTTTGGTTGCCTGGCAGTGACATGTGCAGTCAGTTTTTATGTTGTATTTCTTACTGGTGTTGCTTATAGTTTGTTTCCACAGTTTCAATCTTCCCTTAATTTTGTGTACTTCTTGTGTTATATTTTTACTATTTTTATCTGTATAACTTGTTCGAAGGCCCCTTACCCAATGCCCAATGAAGAAGCCCTGTAATTTTCACCTAAATAAATACTATAAATAAATCTGTACTAGACACGCCTATACATTCGAAAATGCGTCCAGAACTACGCTAAAAAAATACATCGCTTCTACTAGCAATTGACCTTCCAAGCTAATTTTCGTGTACTATTTCGTAATTGTAAATCATTGTAAACGATCGTAAACATTCGTAAACAATCCCTATGACATCGAAGCTTTTGGCTCCTTGCACAAACACTCTGATTTCGGGCCGCTTCTCGCCGATGCTTCTGCAATCTATAGATATTTTTATGTCGAGAGAGGGTGGGGAAGAAGGGGGAGAGGGCAGGTTAGTGCTCACCTTGTCCCCTCCCCTTTTCTTATTTCTATTTTGCGCTAAGTGGCCATAGGCTTAACGGACTGAAATTGTTCTGTATGAACCGACCAGCTTAGCAACACGTGCTACTGATTTACATGTCGAGAATCACGTCCTATTTTGCATTTAACAAGCTGGGCAATGGTTCGTCGGCAGTGCCAAGCAGTAATGCTCGTTTCCACGTGGCCACTTCTACTCGCGGATCGTGGTGAGTGCGGTGTGGTAAGCGCGCGCTTCCCGCCTTGCTTGCCGGAGTTGCACCACCGATTTTCTTGGAGCGCGGCTGGGGGCAATGAAAATCAGCTCCGGGATGGTGCGCCCAACCCGGGAGGAGTGGTAGGTGGCCCTGCGTGGTTGCTCGGACCTTCAGGCCCAAAAGACCTTGGTTCGGAGGGCTAAGCTGGCGGATGGTaccaatggggtcccggaatagggactccacccatTGCGAAGCCCCCTGAGGGCTCCAcctctctttttgttttcaataaaggctttcaagcaagcaagcaagccccGCTGATCGAGGGTGAATCAACGCACAAGAGCGCCTCGGTGTGCACTGGTGCGGTTGATTGAGGATGCTAAGAGACAGCTTTATCCGTGACCATCTTTTAGTCCAAGCCACGTTCGAGACAAAGCATCGCACACCCACCATGGCGGCATTCCCGAGGCAACACAGTGCTTGTCaggaaactcgcatagacggtcgTGCCGCATTTCCCTTCAGGTAGTATTGTAAGAAACTCTATGAATgccgcgaaagaaaaaaagaaagaaactttcATTTTCAGCAAATAATTTGCGCTCTCTAATGCCCGCTTTAGGGAGTGACCTTTCGCGACTGCATGATCTAACAATTTGCCAGATTCACTACTGCATTCAAAGAAAGTATTTACGTTGCCACTGTAGTGGTAACAATTTTAACCAccaccatgcaaaaaaaaaatttttttgaaaattATTACACTGACCTGTAGAAGCCTGATCAACTTTCGAATGGCAGAAGGCGTGTAGTGGGCCAGATGATAGGTGCCAAGGCCCGTATAATCTACTACGACCACCACGCCCTTGTCTTGGCACTCTCTTTGGAGAAGGAGGTGGACACCAAATACTACTAGCACCCTGAAGAAATCGTTGATCGAACAAACATCGGTGCTCCAGGCGCCTGGTGATAGAGCATGGAAGTGCACAACGTTTTGTTATGTGTTCGCGACCTGAGGCTTACGTGGTCAAAATAAGAGGAAGTGAAAACCAAATTGAAGCGAACGCAAGGAAAGCATATTGCAACATTGTTTTTTCTGAGACCCTTTGTTCAATAGGTTGGTTGCATATTGCCTTCAGTCTTTTTCAAAATTAACTAGGAAGCGATTACGTAGCATATTCACCCTATATTGATTGGTATAGGACGTTGTATTGACACAGACAACGAAAAGTAACCATTAAGTGTATTTAGAATACCGCAACATTTCGCACAAATTCAGACTGCAGTGTCGAAAtggaaacccccccccccccctttcacaaTGTTGCATGTACATCTTTATGCTGATACAAATAAAAGTAAATTTCACCGTAATAAACGTGAGGAGATGGTTACTTTGTCCACGTACATGCAGGTGCTGTTTCTACCACCTTACAGATGCATTTAAGCAAAAATTAAGTTATTCACGTTCGTAACATACCAGTCAGAAATAAGAACCTAAATGAAAAGAGGCTACGTCCCTGATCACTGTTCAGGTCTCGGGATCAAATACTACGAAGCATGGTGCAAACATGGTAGAAGACGTAAGCGAACACGATGCATTTTAAATTTCAGAGTATTAGTGGTGCTGCATTAATGATCCCTTTCACATTCAAAATCATGCGCGAAAGTTTTACGGAGCTTACCAAACTTCAGCATTAGAACTGTCCTTCCTTTTGAGTCTGTGTGGCGAGACACTGTCAAGAGCCGGTGCTTACGGCAGGCGCTTTCGAAGGGGATACGGGACGGGCTCAGGTCATCAAATATTTCGGGGTTGTCCTGCCGGGCCTTGAAGTAGTTGGTGATATTCTTGAAAGCGCGGTCGGCGTCAAACTTTCGGGCTCGTAGAAAGATGAGCAGCCAGTCGTCCGTTGGGCAGTGTAGCAGGGGTTCACCTGGTCGGTGAAATGTGGTTACAAAGCGAAACTTCCCTTCACTGTCAGTGAGTGCCGCTCACACAATGTGAGCTTCGTTGAGTGAGAAGAGCGTCCTAACACCataaaaacacaaaataaaattggctgaggtttaacacttgtaaacctagttatcgcgagcgaaaggtctgtttggctaggttttgcaaagactatgcacagaGTGTCTCATTAATGCATGCTTCCTTGCTCGGTAAGCGTCTCTATAGCGTGCTAATCTACCCTCCGTTTGCCCCGGTGTTCCAGCAGTcgactttgcctttgcttgaaatttcgcagcctgccgtctagctatatctactggaggATTgcattcagcctgtcgcttgagctgaagcgcacgcacagacagcctcgccggcgcgccatccatggccaGACTGAGCGACTATAAGCGgtgaggctccgagcgagcgcagctgctacgcctctccgcagcggatcacctGGCGTGACGTCACCCCTGCCACAACTGCGCTCCGGCGGCTCCCGCTCCGGTGGCTCAAGGTCagtgcgacgcgatgaatgaccttgcgagacatagcgtagtagagctttcgctctaataaCCAGATGCATTGAATACTTCAGCGAAATGAAGTCCTGCACTCCTTAAAGACCACGGCAGTTCTGGCAACTCATTTTGCTGGAGTAGCTCCTTCTGCAGCATACAAGTCCAATTTTCGAGAATTATATCATTCCCCGAAGGAGTAAGGTTATTCCGTCCCCAGTCAGAACGAAATCGTCAGCGATGGTCACCATAAGGGTTGACATAGCCCACTTAATCTGCGCTTGTAGGTTATCTATTCTAGAAAGAACATCCTTAATCTCCGCACTGAACATTCATCAATGACTGTCATCTCTTGAGCTAAGACACGTCCTTGACCCATGTACTAACGCCACCTGTGCGTCTCGCGCAACGACGACACTCTTAAGCTTCCTCAGAGGCACTAGCCTCAACGAGATACCCTATGGTTTGTCGAGTGTAGTTACTTATGTCttgtatagacggtttcatgctcgcgataacagcagcgagcgtgccgccccaaagaaacttccggtcacgtgccttatcagtctgctctgttttaacgcatggttgcttgtTTGCgagttacatttagcagctacgtcagtaaGCAAAAcgggaagccgtgcagggcctatgtttgtaatcagtgaaaaggtctatatgtGTCGTGAACTGTGTATATCATTTAATTTTTCATCGTACCCATCTGGAGTAGCGTGCCACGCGTGCTGCCGGCCAAAACTCTCCAGTATTTAATAAACAGCCTCTCTCTATCTCTTAATGATGGTCGAACAAGAGATGTCTCTGccgccaacgtttcgacaaatcgACCTGTATTCGCGAAGACTTGTATTTGAAAAGTtttcttgtcgaaacgttggctcccgATACATTGCTTGTTCGACCACTATTTGTAGCTTCAAAGTCACCATTTTTCAGTCAAATTGAACGTTTTAATCATAATGAGCATACTCAAATGGAAACGGAGAGGGGACCGAGGAGTGTAGGTgaacgctgtaaaaaaaaaaacgaaatgtgaCCCACGCTGCTTCTTGAGTAAAAAGAAACGTTGCCAGCCATCTCTTCGTTTCTAAGCGGCCTCATTTTCCACTTGGTGGAAAGGCCACAGGGTGCGTTGATAACACGGGTGAATAACCCGAATTCTTCTGTGGCTGACTAGTTACAACAAAACTAAGCACCACAAAACATATAGttgtcgaaaagaaaaaaaattacttccGGTGAAAGAGGTCGAGAAGGAACTACATCAAAGCTATACATTTGGCTGAAACATACATTTAGAACAAGTACTCTATTCTTGGCCATTGTTTCACACCAGATCTTTGTAATCTGTCGTCTTGTTCTGTCTTCcttgtttcttttccttctccTGTCCTTCAATATCTACATCTCTATCTCCTCCTTCCTCAAAAGTAGATAACCGTTGTGCCTCTTCAggtggcagttgtcagcctgCTTTTGTCGCCTTTTCCTCGCCGGTAATTGAGTACAAAAgctgtttatttcttgtttttttataaTACATATTTTTACTCgtatgtggcagatagcacaatcccAATCCTTGAACTGAATTGCTCGAAGATGAGGGCATTACTTGCACCAGAGATCAAAATGCGTAACCGATAAATAACAAATAACGATAAGTAACTATACgtcacatattgcgatttacgaattctagctggtgagcttgcaaagcatatctacttggaacgaattatgaGAATAATCTATTTTTATCATAGAATAaaagtttcttctctctctctctttctctctctctctctctctctctctctctcggagtATAGCACCGGTTGGCAAGACATGCGCCGTCAAAATTACGGTAAAAATGCACAGTTCTTTCACTTACTTTTTATGAAAATACCGTTTTATGCATTGTAGGACGAACGCAACTGGAACGTCATTTTATTTTGTCGCACACATCGGAAAGGAATggctcgaaattggtgtcatctaGAGAATCTACTCCAGATagatacgctttgcgaactcacGGGCTACAGTTGATAAATTGCAATAGGTACCGTAAGATAATTAGTTCAAAGCTTAGTCAGTGTAATTTCTTGAGTTGTTTGATTgcgcgttttgatttctcgggcaagtaatgtccgcctcttcgtgtaaTTCAGTTCAAGGATCAGAATTATATCTCCCACGtgccatttaaaaaaaatgtgtatagaCCAGTAAGACTAAAAAACAAAACACCTGGTTTGTTTCAATACCAAACAATAATAATGCAAAATGCTTGCAAATAATAACGCACGACAGTAAGCTTACGTCCGGCAGATGTGCTTACCCAAAATCTGTTCACGCAGTCGATTCAGAGCCTCTTCCTTGGCATTTGCGTTTTCGGCCAGGTCGTCATGTGCGAGGTCTACAGACGACATCGACCGGGCGACGGCTTCAACTATGACCGGGCTCTTCTCATCCGCCATGGCGAAAAGCAATGTCTGGGAGGGGCAGAAAAAAATGATTCAGAACCATTGCACACCTTGGAATCAGTCCGCATTGTTAGAATCGGGTAAGTCAAGAAAATGGAGCCAgcagtgaaggaaaaaaaaaaaggaggaagaaaACTTCCGGCAGAATCTTGCCTAACTCCACCGTGGCAAGGCGACAAGAAATTAGCACGTGAATACGCGAGTGTTGAGGAACGGTCTTATGCGGTCCTCGTCTCTGTGACATTTCCCTCGTTTTGTTCAATCGTGCTCCACGTATGACATACGATTAGCTTCAACTGTTGATAGGGGTTGGGTAATATAGCTCGGAACTATAAAGCATCTGCTTTGAGAAGAAGCTTTAGCGTGGCGCGACTTTCTAGTAGACTCAAACACTGCGCAAAGCGCAGAAATACTCCCACTACAGAGAATCCCCGAACCGATTTGAACGAAATTTGTTACATTTAAGAAACAAAGCTAAGTTGTAATCCGCATAAACTTCATCTTGGAGTCTCGGATGctacttaaaaaaaattatttgcctCAAATTGGTGTTTTTGAAAGAAAGTTTTATGAACTTTACGGCTTGGTGTCTCCGCACTGAAAATTGATATCTCAATTTAGTACTGCATCTGTAAGGTCGTCTAAATCGATTTATTAATTCATATTAAACGAAATTATTAGACTGTTTGCAGGATCTTTGGAAAAAGTTCTATAAACATGCTACTCATGTATTTCACTGTGGTGTAAAATATAACGATTTCGTGCACTTTCAGTGTCGCAACAGTCGAAGTTTACAGAATTTTGATAtcgtctttttttgtttttttgtttttcgctcaGTTACAAGGCGAAAGATCACTGTTTTATTTGTTTTCCTTAGGTCTTAATTCACAGCTGTTGTAAAAAAGCAATTTGTTAATGGGTCAGTTTTGCTCTAAATATTCGATAGACTATAACCTATTTTTCTTATTAAACTGCAACAAACCTAATCAAAATCAGCCTTCTGGATAACAAGCCAAAACGAGTTCTGCGTCATTGTGTATTTAGATAAGAGCTTTGGACGTAAAGCTTCCTCAATTTCAAAGGTCGTCAACGTCCACTTGCACACACTTCATAATAAATAACAAAAATCCGCCATCATAGAAAGCACGGCTCGTATTCACAGaacttacgctagaattgttcctaAGAGAAAACTATTGGAGACTATAAGACAGTGGAGAAATTGTGCAATTCGTGAATTATGAAAACGAGCAAAAGAAACGGCACTGAAATTAATACAAATGCGAGTGGCATACAGTGAATTCACGAAGGACTTAGAGTACATCAAATTTGAGCAAAATATAAATAAAAGACACACCGGACGTAACGTTATCGCCAACGGCCCCTGCATTTTGCGTGAACCATTGGCAGGTTCAGTTGCGCCGTCACTTTTAGCCTCTGTACATTTATTAAATTgtcgataagaaaaaaaaaacatattttcaACGATCCTGAACACGCACAACACAGGAGGTGCGGAAGCATGTAGAGGTGCTTTTCGAACTGCATAATGGCTTTTTGTATGGCCCAGACACGTGGAATCACTTGTGTGTTGGTATGGCCGGGAGTTATCTTCTCGAAAGTCTACCCTTTCCTTATCACAGTGACTGATAGTAACGGCCTACACGCTACCTTCCTGCGAACACAATCGACCGTCAATTGtgcgacattttttatatttCATATCCAGAGACGATCTCTCTATAATTCATTAGGAGGACTGCCCGACCGGCCATTGCCTTTGAACAAGGTGCTGAAGCTCTGAAGAAGCACCTCTTCGTCGATTCGAAAAAACAGTTGAAGGCGTtctttcccatttttttttcttctttgttttagGAACTGGTCTGCGCAGAGAGATTTGGTTGCTAGAGCGAGAAGGTGTATATGCAAGAGAAAATCTGAGAGTTCGGCATGAGCTACCCTGTTCTAGCCTGCTAGTCAGCGTTGCAGTAAAGAGGAATGAGAACAAAAGTAGAGGGAGAATTATGATGATAAGAAGAATCTTTAGCTCGAGGCCAATCCGATTTCCTGATTCAGATGCATGTGAAAGGCAGAAATGCTCTCACGAGACAACCACTGCACCTATTTGAATAAAGTGTGTGTTACAtttgagaaaggaaagaaatGATTAAAATTTTAATAACGGTATAAAGCAATCTTAATTTAGCACCTCGAAATTATTTTTTACGATGATTACCGAAAATCAATAACCATATAAAACaatgagaaacgaccctaatccctGACTtgggtgtctgctagtggcactcgcacctcggcgttcgTGTACCTTGGTGTAGGGCGGGAAATCAAACTCGGAGGAGGGAGTGAATgaaactggcgggaaaccgccacgcacagaggagcAGGTGAGGGAGCGAATGAGGGCGAGGAGGGCGCAACGCGCAGCCCCCTAGtggacggcgcacgaagcgcaccttacgcgtcCCCTCAccgctgacgtgagagcatgtaacAAGCGCCAGCGCGCAGCcggcgcgcgcaagcgagcgacggagcaggtgcgTGCCGGGAGAGGGCAAGCCAGAGA is a window of Dermacentor silvarum isolate Dsil-2018 chromosome 4, BIME_Dsil_1.4, whole genome shotgun sequence DNA encoding:
- the LOC119448655 gene encoding alpha-tocopherol transfer protein-like gives rise to the protein MADEKSPVIVEAVARSMSSVDLAHDDLAENANAKEEALNRLREQILGEPLLHCPTDDWLLIFLRARKFDADRAFKNITNYFKARQDNPEIFDDLSPSRIPFESACRKHRLLTVSRHTDSKGRTVLMLKFGAWSTDVCSINDFFRVLVVFGVHLLLQRECQDKGVVVVVDYTGLGTYHLAHYTPSAIRKLIRLLQDCFPLRIKAIYIINHPAIFDLLYAISRRFLKAKLVERIRLLGYNTDKLHDLVPADVIPVEHGGTNESYDYDTMERELMNEEDYFVEISSYGYLSKATKESATV